A segment of the Carya illinoinensis cultivar Pawnee chromosome 1, C.illinoinensisPawnee_v1, whole genome shotgun sequence genome:
AATGGTGCTCATGGATAAGACATTGTATTTTGACGACCAAgttttctattttggtgaatggttGTTCGGCTGGTTTTTTCAGTAGTTCCCGTGGTTTAAGGCAAGGAGATCCCTTGTCTCCTTTTCTCTTTGTCCTAGTCATGGATGCCTTGAGTTGTATGATTGAAGTGGCAATTGATGGAGGTTTCATGTCGGGGCTTCAAGGTGGAAGATGTTTTTAGGGGCTGCATCACTGTTTCTCATCTTCTCTTCGCAAatgacactttacttttcaatgaTGCTAATCAGGATCATCTTCGAGCTTTAAGAGCTTTATTGTTATGCTTTGAAGCTGTTTTTGGGCTtggaataaatttaaataagtcCGAAATCGTCCCTGTGGGTTCAGTCAGCAATATTTATGATTTGGCCAATATTATGGGCTGTAAAGTATCTTCTTTACCTATGAAATACCTTGGATTACCTTTGGAAGCTCTCCATAGATCTGtgtctatttgggatggggtgattCAGAAGATTGAGACGAGATTAGCTGGTTGGAAAAAGATCTATTTATCCAAAGGGGGTAGCGTTACATTAATTAAAAGCACCTTGTCTAATTTACCTActtatttcctctctctttttcctattCCAATGGGGGTGGTAAAAATAATTGAGAGGATTTTTCGAAATTTCTTATGGGATGGTACTGGAGAGCAAAGAAAATTTCACTTGGTGAATTGGAAAAAGGTTTGTACTCCGGTGACTTGTGGAGGTTTGGGTGTGCGGAATTTGACGCTTTTTAATAAAGCTCTTCTCAGGAAGTGGCTTTGGAGGTATAACAATGAGAATAATGCATTGTGGAAACAAATTTGTGATGCTAAATATGGAAGGATGTGGGGGAACTGGTgtactaatgaaataaaagaggTGTTTGGGGTGGGTCTATGGAAGTCATTCGAATGGGATGGGGGGCTTTATCAGAAACACTAATTTCAAAGTGGGGACGGGgtctaatatttctttttggcatgatgtttggtgtggtgattTAGCTCTTAAATTAGCATTTCCTAGCCTTTTCAGGATCACTAAATGTAAAGGGGCTATTGTGGCGGATTCTTACTTGTTTTCTAACAACATGTTAAATTGGAATGTGGAATTCACTAGAGACTTACAGGACTGGGAAGTGAGTGAAGTTGCTGATTTCTATGCAATACTTTATGATTCTAAGATTGATCAGAACATGGATGATATGTTGTAGTGGAGTCATGATACGAAAAGCAGATTTTCTGTGAAATCCTATTACAAGGTGTTAATTAGTCATGGTAATATAACATTTCCCTGGAAATGTATTTGGAAAGCTAAAGTGCCCAGTAAAGTTGCATTTTTTTGCTGCTTGGTATCGCTTGAAAAAGTTTTAACtactgataatttgaggaaaatggGCTTTTATGTGATGGACTGTTGCACGTGTAAAAATgatggtgaatctgttaacCATTTGTTTCTTCATTGCGAAATGGCTACGGCTTTGTCGGATGAGTTATTTGTTAAGGTAGGCATCGATTGGGTGATGCCTTTTCATGTGGTGGAATTTTTGGCTTTCTGGCAAGGTGCAGCTGGAAGTGGAGAAAGTTCAGAGGAGTGGAGACTGATTCCCCTATGCTTATTCTGGTGtttatggcttgagagaaatgggaggtgttttgaagatCGTGAACGCAGAAGGAGGGaatttagggactttttcttcAACACTTCAAATTTTTGGGTGAATAATCTTGTGAGGGATATCAACATTTGTAATGCTTTTTCTTAGTACTGTTTTTGCTTTAGATTATACTTAggtgtattctcttgtatacttcctgtgtacttgggctatgcctatttactttgaataaaatctcttttatgtataaaaaaaaaaaattattcatagGGGTTGAAGACATGGGTTTGCATAGTTGTATAATGTTTTTCAGCTTTCATGATTCCTATAACATGGATAAACCCTATGTAGagatgtctctctctctctctctctctctctctctctctctctctctctctctctctctctctctctctctctctctctctctctctctctcgtattaTCTTCTTTTCATATCTGACATATTTTTCCTGAGAAATCATATCATTTGACTGATAAAGTAAGCACACCAGCTGCTTAAGACTATGTCCAAAGCCCACCATGACAGCTACATGCTCTGTTCTCTTTGTAACCAGCTTAATAGTTACACTTCATGcataatcttttttctttacttttatttatccAAAAAATAGACATCGTATACTGTGATTATTTTTCATCAAACCTATGTTTTCCCCCTTTGTTTTAAAATCCACCATACCATTTTCCCTCTATGTTTTCCTTGGATCAAAGTGAATTTTTGCCTTTTTAATTCAACTATTGTAGAACAAATGTATCTCGGTTCTTCTTCTTAATGATTCTTCAATACTTTGCTGGGATTTTGTTTTGAGCATTCCAAGGATGATATCATTTGTGAATTAGGATTGCATTGAGGTTGgattttgagttttgtttttgtttggatatAGGAAGCAATCTGTTGTTAGGTTGTGAAATTGTTTCTATTCTCTGCTTTATGATCTTTGctttatattattattctgTTTTTTCTCATGAAAAGTTATTTTTTCTagttattatttatattgatatcaacttacaaaaaaaattatattggtGATTCTGTTGCTTGCTGCTTGCAATTTACAAGTGGCCTTTTCACACTCAATTGACTTTTCCTTGGTACAACTTTTATGATTCTCTTTGATATAGGAGCAAAATCCTGATTGGCAAAGACCTGCAGCAAGCCTACTTGTTTCAATAGGCTCACATTTGCTTGACTAGTGAGTTTCTTGCTTGGCTGCTTATTCTAGTGATGGTTATTTATCAAATTTCTCTGTTCTTTGTGCTTTAGACCAATTACTATGGATGTTTCTTATTTATTGCGATTTTCTACTTAAATTAAACTGTTATCAGACTTTTCAATTCTATTGAAGCATTGCAGTTCACTTCACGATTGTTGATATCCTATGTTGAAACTATTAGACAAATATAATTCATTTGGTGCTAGTTTACTTTTGTGATGGCTTGCTGGACCTTACAGTAATTCTATCAACACTTCTCCCAGTGGTTTGCATGAATTGTGAAAGCAAAGAGCATTCAGAATTCTCTGTTGCACTTAAGGTGTAATTACCAAATCAGTTTTGTGCAACTTCTTTGGATATGATAACTCCTATTTCCATCCATTAGGGTGCAGCCTGGTGGTCAACttgttgattaaaaaaatatgagttcTATTCTTTAAATTGCTTGTAACCTGTAATTTGGCTTAAGAtgtttttaagttgtgtttacCATGCTGTGTGCCATGTCTCGATTTTGATTATGATAACTTTTCTAATCCCACACTGGACATCTAGTTTTCTATATTTAAAGCATTTTTAATGCCCAATTGGACAACtgatatttagaaataaaatctgGTTTAGGATTTGTTGAtcagatcattatatatatatatttttaaaaattatctaaaGGACTTTTTCCGGCAAGTTTTTACTTGCTGTAAATAGTTTTTGGGGCGTCATTTCAATTTCGTCATAAAAGTGTTTGATAAAGTTCTGAATGAAAATCTATGACCCCTTTTGCTTGCAGAACTGCGTAGTGTTGTGTCGTTAGATATGGATATTGATGTAGATCATTATGGTGTTCTTGGGCTGCTCTCAGGTGAGGAAGGTGCCAAGCTTAGCATGGATGAAATTAAGAAGGCATACAGATAAAAAGCTTTGGAATTGCACCCAGATAAGAAGGCATACAGATCAAAAGCTTTGGAATTGCACCCAGATAAGATGCCAGGCAACAAGCAAGCCCTTGCAAATTTTCAAAGGCTCCAGTCATCCTACGAGATTCTCAAGGATGAAAAGGCCAGGAAACTGTTCGATGATCTTCTTCAGGTTAAGCGTGAGCAACAACATCGACGGTCAGAGCAGGAATCCAGGCGTGATGCAAAGAGACAGAAGATGTTTTCTGACCTTGAGGAAAGGGAGTGGGCAGCTTTTGCTCCTGACCCTTTTGCAAAAGAGCGAGAAGAAGAGGATAGAATTGCTAAGAAGTTGAGAGAAGAGATTGCAAGAATACGAGCAATGTATGCAAGTAAAGGAGAAAATATGACATTGGCTACAATTAGAGAGTTCCCAGGTGTGAAGAAGGAGAGTACAAGTATTACTAAGCCTTGGGTGGATAAGGAGAAGCTTCTTAAGGTTTCATGGGAGAAGATAGGTGAAGATTACACAGCAGAGGGGTTGAGAGAGTTGTTTTTGAAGTTTGGTGAGGTGGAAGATGTTGTCATTAAGAGTGCTAAGAAAAAAGGTTCAGCCCTTGTTGTAATGGAGAATAAAGATGCAGTAGTGAGCTTGATatgataatactatatattcATCCTTTGAGGTGTAGTATTgctttttggttctttgatgcCACTAatgtttggttttctttttgctAGGTTGCTGCTACGGGAAGTGTGTCTGGTCATCTTTCTAATCCATTGCTGGTATTACCTCTTCAACCACCAATGGTGACAGAGGCTCCAAGTGCATCAAGATCTGCAAAACCTGATAGGCTGAGTAATTTGTTTGGGGCTGGTTATATAGCTTTTGAAGATGCCATTTTAATGAAACTCCAAAAGGTAAGATCTATGTTTTTTTACGATTGAagactatatttttatttgaagtgCTATCAAAAGTTAGTATTAGCTTGATGAACTTCTGTAACACCCCTTCCCGTAGGTTAGGAATATTACGTACATTCGTAACATAACACCCAGTAAAGAGATTCAGTCTCATAAAATAACTCATTTGTTGAATCATAAAACTTACCTAGCATGACAGTCTTTCATACATAAaagcttgaaaaataaaagaattgacaTAAGCTAGTTCTATGTGATACCAACACTACTTAAATGTCTAAATCATACACTAAGCCTTTGGAAATTTTATTCTACTCCTAGCACTCCTGCTCTGTATCCCCAAAACCATCATTTGGaacattaaaacataaaatcaaGACTCAGTAATAGCACATCATACTATAAACGTAACTTAATTTCACATTTGgcttaattttgaaaacttacATATATTGTCACACACATTCACATAACATATATACCATTCATTAGTAACATAAGTGGAATCATATATGATCATGGCGATAAATGTAACGTGGATGCATGAATGATTGACTCCATGCATTTCCTATCATTTGTATGTATATTATTcatcttgtctttcacttaCATAGTGGCTATCATAACATGTGTGCATTGGTCCAATTCTCGTTGATCGTACATAAcatatcatagcatagggtaaACCACACTTAGGTCTGTGGCACTGTGTTACTTATAATAACATGTAGtaaaacacgcttgggtccgttttgtcacttaacatatggtgaaccacACTTGAGTCTGTGACACCGTTTAACATATTATAACATGTAGTGAAACTTCCGATTTAATCAATTTCGTGTAGAGAAACTTCTGAGAGTGTGGTGCACGGGATCGGGGTTTACTCTGTAGGGGTGGATCCGAAGGGTCCTACTTtagagaggttccccgacataaaaaaaaatgtagtgaAACTTGCTTGGCTCTATGTTATCACCTATCATATGGTGAactacgcttgagtccgtgacACTGCATAACATAATCTGTGGTGGAGCACGTTTGGGTCCATGTCACCATAAAACATCATATCTTTCATGTGGTGGACAACATTTAAATCcgtggcttgcacatccaccgATAACTTAAGGCCAATTTTAAAGGTTGCTTGTCATTCATGTATTTTCGTATTAACTTTTATAATGCATGTGAACATGTTTGACTTCATGAAATTACACGGCATGACATAACATTACATGGCACATATGTGATTTTCATAACATCTCATCCATCTAACAACAATCCATATCAGCATAGCATACATAGGCTCATTTAAAAGCATAACATCATAATTCATAGAGGTTTGTGAAAAGGGGCTAACCTTGAATTGGCTCGTAGCATAGCATAGGTAAAcatcacatttttttcatacaAAAACTGAACAATTACAGCACACATAAGGTATGATCATACTACTTACCTCTTTGTGTTGCTTCCACAATCTCATgtcgtagctcgtgacctatacgaggcactaatTGTCactattgtttcttggaaaaCATTTCGTAGCATTCTAATTACTTAGAATCATACCATAgagattatttaataaatattcagcTATACTAAGATTattacataataatattattcaaactcATAACACATTCCTTAATTTTCTATTCAAGGCATAACATAATGATTAACTCCGACTAAATGGACAATGGAATATTAACTTCACAAAATAGACTCAATGATACTATAGGCTAACCATAATTTATTACCcaataatatatgttttaaatccCTTAAAACTTACTGTTGTAAAATGGTTTGTAAACTTCACCCTGATTAACATAATGTAGACCATTAGAGTAATAACTCTTAAAACAAGCCCACAAATAAGGCAAGTCCAATTTAAAATTACATGTTTAATTGACCTCAAACCCAGCCACGTAGGAAATCAGCCGACGTAATGAACAAGTTTAAAACATGAAATCTTTCATAGACATTGTAGGGCACAAATGTAATTACTCTAAAAAGTTTCTTCAAGAGGATTTACGGAAGCCTACAAAACAAGGGTTTTAAGGGCATTTGTgtaaaactcaataataatgCATGGGCTTTTTAGGAAGGCTGAAACAAAACAAATGAAGGAAGAGAAGCACATAGGCTTATTGCTTATGGGAGGGGAGGATCGTGCGATGCTCAGAGCACTAGTAGTAGCCTCAACAAACTTTGACCAAAATTTGAttagaaaattcacttttacaaatttagCTAGCCACTTTTCAACAACACCAAATAATATACTCAACAAATCtatcactattctattaaaatattgattttaaactttcatttattttaattataattttaaagggAAGTCATGTGAAACAAGAGGAGCCACAGAATAAATCACATATAACTATCTCTTCCGGCCTCACCCCTGCACTCCCAATAGAAATCCATTCCCTTTTCTTCCTTCTCCATCCAGATTTCCACATTACTCAACAAACCAGATTTCCACATTCCAATGCCCAAACATCACAAACCAACAATGCCCACGAACCAACAAACCAGATTTCCACATTCCAGAAAAGAACACTAAGACATCCACATtccattttatgggaaaaaaaaaaaaaaaaacagagatgaAGATGAAATCAGCTTGGGCGTGGGTTTACTTGTATTcggagatgaagatgaaaataaagGAATGAAATCATGGGTCACCtgtaaatgggtttataaaTAGATGAAATCGTGGGTCACCTGGGTTTACAAGTGAATGGAACATAATGGTTCAGCTGCTGATATGGAAAATAATGTAAATGCTTCGGCTGCTAGTATGGAAAATAATTTCTGAATACAAGTAAATGGGTTTATAAATAGATGAAATTGTCGGTCACCTGCAAGGATATGGGCGTGGGTTTACTTGTatttggagatgaagatgaaatCGGAGGTGATAAATGGATGGAACTATCGTATGCAATGTTTTGAGAATATGATGAAAAACCGTATGAAGTAATCCTAGGAGTGAGGGAGAAGACCGACTTTACCTGCCATATGCCTCAAGTGTCTTTGTGAAAATTGGTCGCGTAGCCCAGGAGTGAGGGAGAAGACCAAAGCGAATGAAAAGCGCGAAATGAAATTGTGCTTCAAGTGAAATGCGCGAAAGGAATAGCACGCAGGAGGATAATTTTTTATGCCAAAATATTGTTTTGGCCAGTAGCTGGGGCTCAATAAATTTGGCCAGTGAAAATATTGAAAGCTAAAATTATTGTTCATTTGTTGAGTCCACTACAActattttttgtgtaatttagCTAAACTTTGGCcaaattttgattttgttgaGCCCACTACTAGTGCTTTCActgagagagaggaggagaacCAATTGTGATGGTGGGTCTGGGTGGTAGTAGAGAGTCACAACAATGCAATAGGAGGCTTCTCTGAGCATTGTGGTGCGACATAGGGagagagtttagagagagagagagaaactgtCAAACTGAAAGTAACAAAAAAAGAGGAGAGTGGCAGATGGTCGTGGGCTTACCGGAATAGTGGGGATCCAATGGGACTCTGTTGGCCGGTAGTTTCTGGGTTACCCTGTGGTGGTCCAACGTCCTTTCAGGTCGACGATGGGCGGCGGTAACAACACACACAATTGTTGGTTCATAATGGTGGAAAGGGAAACGAAAAAGAGATATGGGTCAATGCACGCGGTGGAGGAAGGGGGGCTTACCGTCGGCGTGCTCTGTGGTGGTTTCCAATGAGGAGAGAACCTCAGTTTGCTAAGAGGAGGGGCTACGGGGCTCTATTGAGGGCTGGTTTGCTGTAAGGAAGGTAAGGAAGGCAACAGGGCTTTTGTTTTCAAAGTGTGGGCTTACTGTGAGAAATGATTTGGCCGCAAGGGGGCTGCTGGTTTGATGATGGGAATATTGTGAGGGAAAAGGGAGGATTTATGGGAGTGGTTTTTGGAACGTGAATTGGTTACCAAATAGGAAACTATTCAACTTTGAAAAACAAACAGAGGGATATACGAGTGTAGACAATGGAAGAAACCCAATCAAATTGTAACACCCCTTTTCGTAGGTCAGGAATATTACGAACATTCATAACGTGATGCTCGGTGAAGAGATTTGAAGTCATGAAAAATACATCATTTATTGAATAATCAATTAACTTAAAAATAAGTGTCTTTGCTAACATAAGGCTGAAAACATAATGTAAAGGCATAAACTAGTCCTATGTGGTGATCACTTAATTAAACATTATAATCATAAGCTAACTTCTTGTGGAAATAACACTTATTCTAATCTAGGTTTCTGAACTAATCTACTCCTAGCTCTCTAGCTCTGCGTCCTCACAATCAACATCTGAGACGTAAAAACATAAAGACAGAAAACAAATAAGTCGAAGACTCAGTAATAGCATAATCATAATGTAAACTTAATTTAGCTTCATATTAggcttgatttataaaatttaatgtatcATTACATATGCGGAATTAACAAAATCGTGGAATTTCatgaaacatgatgcatgaaaCTGACTCCATACTTTTCCTAACAATCATAAATGACTTGTTCATCTTGTATTTCACTTATTAGTGACCATCATTACATACGTGAATCGGCCCAATTCTTGTTGACTGCATATGCTTGTCGTGACATGAGGTGAatcacgcttgggtccgtgacACCGTGTAACGTGTCATATCCTGTAGTAATACATGCTTGCTTCCGTGTGATCACTTAATCATTTAGTGAACCATGCTTGAGTCCATGACACCATCTAATGTGTCATATCCTATAGTGATACACGCTTGCTTCTACGTGATCACTTAATCATGTGGtaaaccacgcttgagtccgtggcacCGTCTAATGTGTCATAACATGTATTGAAAcatgcttgagtccgtgttaTCACCTAACATATGGTAActacgcttgagtccatggcaccacgTATCATAACCTGTGGTAAAATACGCTTGGGTCCATGTCACCTCAAAACATcatatcttcatttttttcttattagctTTCCTAATGCATATGCGGAATTAACAACATCGTGGAATTTCatgaaacatgatgcatgaaaCTGACTCCATACTTTTCCTAACAATCATACATGACTTGTTCATCTTGTATTTCACTTATTAGTGACCATCATTACATGCGTGAATCGGCCCAATTCTTGTTGACCGCATATGATTGTTGTGACGTGAGATGAaccacgcttgggtccgtgacACCGTGTAATGTGTCATATCCTGTAGTAATACACTCTTGCTTCCGTGTGATCACCTAATCAtctggtgaaccacgcttgagttcGTGGCACTGTCTAACATGTCATATCCTGTAGTGATACACGCTTGCTTCCACGTGATCACTTAATCATGTGGTAAACCACGCTTGAATCCGTGACACCGTCTAATGTGTCATAACAtgtagtgaaacatgcttgagtccgtgttaTCACCTAACATATGGTAactacgcttgagtccgtggcacCACATATCATAACCTGTGGtaaaacacgcttgggtccatGTCACCTCAAAACATCATATCTTCATGTGTTTTCTTACTAGCTTTCCTAATGCATGAGAACATGTTTTATTTCATGAATTTACTTGGCACAACATACTCTTGTGCATGGTATAACATTATACATGGCATGTTAATGAGTCTTATACTGCATAGCATGACATAGGCATGCCATAACATGATCTAAAAATTACATGGACATTACATGGTATACATGATCTAAATCTTACATGAACATTACATGGTATATATGATCTAAATCTTACATGAACATTACATGGCATATATTTGAATTTCATAACATCTCATCCATCCAACAATCCATACCAGCATAGTATAGCATCACAACATATCATTGAAATTCA
Coding sequences within it:
- the LOC122317320 gene encoding uncharacterized protein LOC122317320 → MPGNKQALANFQRLQSSYEILKDEKARKLFDDLLQVKREQQHRRSEQESRRDAKRQKMFSDLEEREWAAFAPDPFAKEREEEDRIAKKLREEIARIRAMYASKGENMTLATIREFPGVKKESTSITKPWVDKEKLLKVSWEKIGEDYTAEGLRELFLKFGEVEDVVIKSAKKKGSALVVMENKDAVVAATGSVSGHLSNPLLVLPLQPPMVTEAPSASRSAKPDRLSNLFGAGYIAFEDAILMKLQKAAEKRK
- the LOC122296285 gene encoding uncharacterized protein LOC122296285 → MEVSCRGFKVEDVFRGCITVSHLLFANDTLLFNDANQDHLRALRALLLCFEAVFGLGINLNKSEIVPVGSVSNIYDLANIMGCKVSSLPMKYLGLPLEALHRSVSIWDGVIQKIETRLAGWKKIYLSKGGSVTLIKSTLSNLPTYFLSLFPIPMGVVKIIERIFRNFLWDGTGEQRKFHLVNWKKVCTPVTCGGLGVRNLTLFNKALLRKWLWRITKCKGAIVADSYLFSNNMLNWNVEFTRDLQDWEVSEVADFYAILYDSKIDQNMDDML